Genomic window (Candidatus Latescibacter sp.):
GGCTCGTATTTTTTTTGGGGCGAGGTCCCAAATTTCAGAGTTCGGGGTGAAAAGCATCGGGCTACTTAGTGCACTAATATATATAATCTTAACATTTCAAACCATATCAGCCTCTGCACAGGGTTTAGAGAGCCAAAGGCATGATGTCAAGCAACTGGATAAAACAGAATATGTGCAAACTTATACAAATTTTACAGGGCTTGCAAAACCAGCACTTTCCCAGCAAGATTCATTGCATATATTCAACCCTTTTATACAACCAAATGACTCAACCTTAGTCGCTTATGGAAGCGGAGACGCAAATAAAGACAATAAAATAGACATAGAAGATTACAAGACAATACAGCTAATGCTCGGCAAAAAGACAACAGACCCACAATTAGAAGAACTAATGCAAAAGACAGGTCAAAATGTAGATTATACTACAAATGAAACTCCCCGCCGCAAGCAGCGGGGTATCTTGTTAGGTTTATTCTTTTCAAACGCCGCAAGCGGCGGGGAATTTAACCCATAGAGATTAAATCCCTGCTCGGAAGCAGAGAGTTTGACAGGGCAGATGGAGATGGAGATGGAGTAATAACACAGGCAGATGGAGATTTAGTTTTAAAATATATCAATAAAGAAATAGCATACCTCCCAGGTCATTGGAACAAGCTTCAAACAAAGCAGGAAAGAGAAGCATGGCTGGATAAATGCTTAAAGATAGATTGGACAAGCAAGGTTCTTTATAATTATCCTGATTGGATTTGCTATGATTTTACAAATCAATTAATTATAAATTTATCTGGTTTAAATTCAAATATTCCCAATATTACATTTCCTTCAAAATTTAACATAAAAGATATCGGTAGATTTAATCTTCCTATTTATGGAATATCAATTTTTAGTCCACCAAATTTTGGGCACTCTGTAAATGCAGTTTTAGTTGGCGATAATCCTTTAAAATAGGAAGATTTAAATCCTGTTGAACCACAAAATGATAGTAAACTAAATATTGGAGATTGGGATTTACCAAAAAATAGCGTAATAGCACTATATGCTTATTCTAGTTTTAATCAAAATGGAGGAATTGGAGCGATAATTACAAACTTCTCAATCGACTCAAACGGCAACTCCACTTTAACATACGCAAACCCAAATTTAGTTCTAATAAGACCCATAATTACTTCTGTTAAAGATGATAAAAACAGGCCAATTCCTTTTCCTAACCCAAGTCTAGCTCAAAACTACCCAAATCCATTTAATGGTTCAACAATAATAGAATATTCTATTCCAAAATCAGAAAAAGTTTTACTTGAGGTCTTTAATATGCAAGGACAAAAGTTAGAAAGCTTGGTAAATAATGAACTCCAAACAGCAGGACCACATAGAACTAGTTTTAAGTCAGGAAAATATGCTTCTGGATTGTATTTCTACAAGCTTCAGGCAGGTATGTATTCTGAGACAAAAAGAATCATAGTGATGAAATAGAAATGATCCCCTTGCCTTCGGCATCCTCACTTATAAGTATGGAAACGCGCTGGCAGGCAATGAGTTATCCCCTTCAATAAGGGGGTCGCCTTTTAGCGGCGGGGGGATCTTAATAAAAACATTTTTTCTTGACATTGCGTCTCGATTTATGTAAAATATGACCATCTCCGCTCCAGGCGGAGACACAATGCACTTAACAGGCGAGCGTGAGAGAGCCTCCGTCAAGGAGGCTTTCTCATTTTTACGCAAAATATACAAGATATAGTATTTTGTCAAAGATTTTATACATGCCATAGTATAATATTTTTTTACTCCCCCAAAGGTTTTCCAGTCTAATTCTTTGCGCTACCGTTCGTTTGGCTTCTGATGTTTTCGTGAAAATAATTCTTGACAAACCATTGTTAGCTTTATATTTTATGCATGTGGGTGAATTCCCGCATCAACCTGAAAAGAAAACTCCAGGAGCGGCAGCGAGTGCTAATGAAGAACGCCGTCTTGAGAAAGAACTCGAAGCCAAGAAAAGACGCGACCGTCTCCGGATTCGGAATATCGTAACTGAGGAGAAATGAATGGAATTAAAAGACAGACTTGCATACCAGATGAAAAGGCGCGAGATAGCTAATGCAGCAGAACTTTCGAGGCAAACCGGACTCACACAGGTGGCCATACGCAACTACCTGCGAGGGATCAAAGTACCCAATTCCCAAGCGCTGGTCAAACTCTCACGGGCGCTAACCACCACTACCGATTATCTTTTGACCGGAACTCCGAGCCGCCCCGATCGAATTCCTCTGCTTTCAAAAATCCCGGGAGGAAACCCCGTCGCCTGGTCTGATGGGGAATATCCTGCCGGGTTTGGCGAAGAATTCCTTGACCGCGGCGAGGTTACAGATCCCAATGCTTTTGCGCTCATCGTAGACGGCGACAGTATGAGTCCCCGGATAAATTCAGGAGATATCGTCATTATCTCGCCTAACACTCCAGTTATCAATCGCTCAATTGCTGCAGTGGCGATCAACCGTGAAGAAAGAACTCTGAAAACAGTAATTTTCCTGCCGAAAGGGAAAATTCTTCTGCAGCCGGAAAATGAAAAATATCCCCCGATAGTTCTTGAAGAAAAACAAATAACTTTCATAGGCCGGGTAATAGAACGCCGTCAGAAACTGTAAAAGAAACCATGCTATTTATACATATATAGACTCTATACCTCATTTAATATACAATAATTGATAGTTATCTCATCAAAATACATATAAAAAGTTCTTGACAAGGGTTAATACTAGAAATATACTATAGTTTCAAATGAATCAGGTCGTATAAACTATATTAC
Coding sequences:
- a CDS encoding LexA family transcriptional regulator, with amino-acid sequence MELKDRLAYQMKRREIANAAELSRQTGLTQVAIRNYLRGIKVPNSQALVKLSRALTTTTDYLLTGTPSRPDRIPLLSKIPGGNPVAWSDGEYPAGFGEEFLDRGEVTDPNAFALIVDGDSMSPRINSGDIVIISPNTPVINRSIAAVAINREERTLKTVIFLPKGKILLQPENEKYPPIVLEEKQITFIGRVIERRQKL